In Populus alba chromosome 9, ASM523922v2, whole genome shotgun sequence, a genomic segment contains:
- the LOC118027557 gene encoding uncharacterized protein, with translation MAGALECWSSRASTDEDMVEQVLMRTHDRSETSSSSTTEAASLQLSDQSSNLSLKDTVSSSSAMQKKLQRLSRNVSEAIASLKNSLNLDSPRDSQVQLTSSQQGNCSGNKSERCRKVVWASVVRNLTQLYPGSQLPEKLVSNIRKHYDSLPLSYAQAGFDMKEVFMHIKLIEQALVDEQPAIMIQEVSDDEIQGAVYKLTFACNSSISWPVMSGALDSASICCKKIQIFEKKGFTLGVVLLLVQAGQAKSFKARIENALKSSVKKSKSTTVKLPFGLCGCQEENTRGSFGEIEEDPCEQNFRNGIENPNVKILLEMPLPTSSIVVAVDGWQTINSGGDELGKWLLNSDNLEFIDQIGPSSFKGVYKGKRVGIEKLKGCDKGNSYEFELRKDLLALMTCGHKNIHQFHGICVDENHGLCVVTKLMEGGSVNELMLKNKKLQPKEIMRIATDVAEGMRFMNDHGVAYRDLNTQRILLDRHGNACLGDMGIVTVCKSMGEAMEYETDGYRWLAPEIIAGDPENITETWMSNAYSFGMVVWEMVTGEAAYAAYSPVQAAVGIAACGLRPEIPKDCLLILRSLMTKCWNNSPSKRPQFSEILSILLRPSNQYQ, from the exons ATGGCAGGAGCACTAGAGTGCTGGTCAAGCAGAGCCAGCACAGACGAGGACATGGTTGAACAAGTCCTAATGAGAACACATGACAGATCAGAAACCTCATCATCTTCAACAACGGAAGCAGCATCTCTACAACTATCTGATCAAAGCTCGAATCTTTCACTGAAAGACACTGTTTCCTCATCTTCTGCAATGCAAAAAAAGCTTCAAAGATTGAGTCGAAATGTGTCCGAAGCCATTGCTTCACTTAAAAACTCATTGAATCTTGATTCACCACGTGACTCACAAGTTCAGCTAACGAGTTCTCAGCAGGGTAATTGTAGTGGTAATAAGAGTGAGAGATGTAGAAAGGTTGTGTGGGCCAGTGTTGTACGGAACCTCACCCAGTTGTATCCCGGGAGCCAGTTGCCTGAGAAGCTTGTGTCCAATATTAGAAAGCACTATGATTCTTTGCCACTCAG TTATGCCCAGGCAGGGTTTGATATGAAAGAAGTGTTTATGCACATCAAGTTGATAGAGCAGGCACTAGTTGATGAGCAACCGGCAATAATGATTCAAGAAGTGTCTGATGATGAGATACAGGGTGCTGTATACAAACTCACATTTGCTTGTAACTCTTCCATTTCGTGGCCCGTAATGTCTGGTGCATTAGATAGTGCTTCCATTTGTTGCAAGAAGATACAGATCTTTGAAAAGAAGGGATTTACTCTTGGCGTTGTTCTTCTTTTAGTTCAAGCTGGTCAAGCGAAATCATTTAAAGCTCGTATCGAGAATGCCTTAAAATCTTCTGTAAAGAAGTCCAAATCAACCACAGTGAAGCTTCCATTTGGGCTTTGTGGGTGTCAAGAAGAGAATACAAGAGGAAGCTTtggtgaaattgaagaagatCCCTGCGAACAGAATTTTAGGAATGGCATTGAGAATCCGAATGTGAAGATTCTGCTCGAGATGCCCTTACCCACTTCTTCGATAGTTGTAGCGGTTGATGGGTGGCAAACGATTAATTCTGGCGGGGATGAATTAGGGAAATGGCTTTTGAATTCTGATAATCTTGAATTTATTGATCAGATTGGACCGAGTTCCTTTAAGGGAGTTTATAAGGGCAAAAGGGTGGGAATTGAGAAGCTTAAAGGGTGTGATAAAGGGAATTCTTACGAGTTTGAGCTCCGTAAAGATCTGCTGGCATTAATGACTTGTGGTCACAAGAACATTCATCAATTTCATGGCATTTGTGTTGATGAAAATCATGGATTGTGTGTGGTGACCAAATTGATGGAAGGTGGATCTGTTAACGAGTTAATGCTAAAGAATAAAAAGCTTCAACCCAAGGAGATAATGAGAATTGCTACAGATGTAGCAGAAGGAATGAGGTTTATGAATGATCATGGTGTTGCATATAGAGACCTTAACACGCAACGAATTTTACTGGACCGGCATGGGAATGCTTGCTTAGGGGACATGGGCATAGTTACTGTTTGCAAGAGCATGGGTGAGGCAATGGAGTATGAAACAGACGGTTATCGCTGGCTCGCTCCAGAG ATCATTGCAGGTGATCCAGAGAATATCACTGAGACATGGATGAGCAATGCATATAGTTTCGGGATGGTGGTTTGGGAGATGGTGACCGGTGAGGCTGCTTATGCTGCATACTCACCTGTGCAGGCAGCAGTTGGTATAGCTGCTTGTGGCTTAAGACCAGAGATCCCCAAGGACTGCCTGCTAATCCTAAGATCTCTGATGACCAAGTGCTGGAACAATTCCCCATCAAAGCGCCCTCAGTTCTCTGAAATTCTATCAATTTTGCTCCGGCCTAGCAACCAATATCAATAG